One part of the Rutidosis leptorrhynchoides isolate AG116_Rl617_1_P2 chromosome 1, CSIRO_AGI_Rlap_v1, whole genome shotgun sequence genome encodes these proteins:
- the LOC139862788 gene encoding methylsterol monooxygenase 1-1, producing MLPYATIHDAEAAINRSLTTAETLWFNYSANKSDYFLYCHNILFLFLVFTLVPLFYVFIELLFSNYIIDYKIQPKVNNSFADNISCYLDVMRMFILVVGPLQLVSYPSIKMIGIRTSLPLPSLMEIVSQLFVYFLVEDFTNYWIHRFLHGKWGYENIHKVHHEYTAPIGYAAPYAHWAEVLILGIPSFLGPAMVPGHMITFWLWIALRQIEAIETHSGYDFPWTLTKFIPFYGGADYHDYHHYVGGQSQSNFASVFTYCDYIYGTDKGYRYQKKVLRQLKDGLKSDGKQNGGSHVSVQDIKSE from the exons ATGCTGCCGTACGCAACCATACACGACGCCGAAGCCGCCATCAACCGATCACTAACCACCGCTGAAACCTTGTGGTTCAATTACTCCGCTAACAAATCCGATTACTTTCTTTATTGTCACAACATTCTCTTTTTATTTCTCGTTTTCACTCTCGTTCCTTTATTTTACGTTTTCATTGAACTCTTATTCTCAAATTACATAATCGATTACAAAATTCAACCTAAAGTCAATAACTCGTTTGCCGATAATATCAGCTGCTACTTAGATGTAATGCGTATGTTCATTCTCGTCGTTGGTCCACTTCAACTCGTTTCGTATCCTTCGATTAAA ATGATTGGCATTAGGACAAGCTTGCCTTTACCATCACTAATGGAGATCGTTTCTCAGTTATTTGTTTATTTTCTTGTTGAGGATTTCACAAATTATTGGATTCATAGATTTTTGCATGGAAAGTGGGGGTATGAAAACATTCATAAGGTTCATCATGAATACACAGCGCCAATAGGATACGCAGCACCATACGCGCACTGGGCTGAGGTATTGATTCTTGGGATCCCATCGTTTCTGGGGCCCGCCATGGTTCCAGGTCACATGATTACATTCTGGTTGTGGATTGCTTTGAGGCAGATTGAGGCCATTGAGACCCACAGTGG GTATGATTTCCCTTGGACACTCACAAAGTTTATCCCTTTCTATGGTGGAGCTGATTATCACGATTATCATCATTATGTCGGAGGACAAAGCCAAAGCAATTTTGCGTCCGTATTCACTTACTGCGACTACATATATGGAACAGACAAG GGCTACCGATACCAGAAGAAAGTCTTACGACAG TTAAAAGATGGGCTGAAAAGTGACGGAAAACAGAATGGTGGATCGCATGTTtctgtacaagatattaaatctgaGTAG